One genomic segment of Trichococcus shcherbakoviae includes these proteins:
- the coaA gene encoding type I pantothenate kinase — MIEDRNYYEIHREEWQTFHQDSIPTITEEELKELTSLNDRLSLEDVKDVYVPLVHMFDIYLQQYRNLQRDKSRFLGRSYEPSPLIIGVTGSVAVGKSTTARVLQNLLKRAYPTKAVELVTTDGFLYPNRVLRERNIMDRKGFPESYDMENLVQFLLDVKTGKPNVRFPVYSHRIYDIVPGDYEEVNHPDILIVEGINVLQLPSNQQIYVSDFFDFSIYVDAEEEMIEKWYIERFEMLMDLAIDQPDNYYYNYAIGKREDAIEMARGVWKRVNLKNLREYIYPTITRANLVIHKTTNHFIDELYIKKY, encoded by the coding sequence ATGATAGAAGATAGAAACTACTACGAAATCCATCGTGAAGAATGGCAAACTTTTCATCAAGATTCCATTCCGACAATCACGGAAGAGGAACTGAAGGAATTGACATCATTGAATGATAGGCTTTCATTGGAAGATGTTAAGGATGTCTATGTGCCTTTGGTGCATATGTTCGATATTTACTTGCAACAGTACCGGAATCTTCAGAGGGATAAAAGCAGATTTCTTGGCAGATCCTATGAACCGTCTCCGCTCATCATCGGTGTTACGGGTAGCGTCGCAGTCGGGAAAAGTACGACAGCACGTGTCCTGCAGAATCTTTTGAAACGGGCCTATCCTACAAAAGCAGTCGAATTGGTGACGACGGATGGTTTCCTGTATCCGAACCGGGTATTAAGGGAACGCAACATCATGGATCGCAAAGGATTCCCGGAAAGCTATGATATGGAAAATTTGGTGCAATTCCTTTTGGATGTGAAGACAGGCAAGCCGAATGTCCGGTTTCCGGTTTATTCCCACCGGATCTATGATATCGTCCCTGGCGATTATGAGGAAGTGAATCATCCGGATATCCTGATCGTGGAAGGGATCAATGTGCTGCAGTTGCCGAGCAATCAACAGATTTACGTCAGCGACTTCTTTGACTTTTCCATCTATGTGGATGCCGAGGAAGAGATGATCGAAAAATGGTACATCGAACGTTTCGAAATGCTGATGGACCTGGCAATCGATCAACCGGACAATTATTACTACAACTATGCAATCGGCAAACGTGAGGATGCCATCGAGATGGCCAGAGGCGTCTGGAAAAGGGTCAACCTCAAAAACCTTCGGGAGTATATCTATCCCACGATCACACGGGCAAATTTAGTGATTCACAAAACAACAAATCACTTTATTGATGAATTGTACATAAAAAAATATTAA
- the mvk gene encoding mevalonate kinase has protein sequence MIKTRCSTGKSHGKIILMGEHAVVHGEPSIALPFPAVEMTATVCEAEGPLTIDCSYYNGIAAEMPEILESMRTAIQSALAELQVSDENLAISLASTIPAERGMGSSAAVSVALTRALFAYFDKPLDQATLLRLVNISEKVAHGNPSGLDAATASGEAPLFYIKGQPFEAFPLNLKAYMIVGDTGVTGQTKEAVASIAMKLNGANPQPYRDAITRLGGLAQTAKSAIEANDPQQLGQLMNQAHEVLSFLEVSSPDLDRLVSAALSAGALGAKLTGGGRGGCMIALASTRSEAEKVEEAIRQAGAIRTWIYQMGGNEDA, from the coding sequence ATGATAAAAACTCGTTGCTCAACCGGCAAATCTCACGGCAAAATCATCCTGATGGGTGAACATGCTGTCGTCCACGGGGAGCCATCCATTGCACTGCCCTTTCCGGCAGTCGAAATGACCGCGACCGTATGCGAAGCGGAAGGTCCCTTGACCATTGATTGTTCCTATTATAACGGCATCGCTGCAGAAATGCCTGAAATCTTGGAAAGCATGCGGACAGCCATCCAATCGGCATTGGCCGAACTGCAGGTATCGGACGAAAACCTAGCGATTTCGCTCGCGAGCACCATACCGGCTGAAAGAGGCATGGGTTCCAGCGCTGCCGTGTCAGTGGCCTTGACCCGCGCCCTTTTCGCCTACTTCGATAAACCGTTGGACCAAGCGACCTTGCTCCGGCTCGTCAACATATCCGAAAAGGTCGCACACGGAAACCCAAGCGGCCTGGATGCCGCCACGGCAAGCGGCGAGGCACCGCTATTTTACATCAAAGGCCAGCCTTTCGAAGCTTTCCCTTTGAACCTGAAGGCTTACATGATTGTCGGCGATACCGGCGTGACCGGCCAAACAAAGGAAGCGGTAGCCAGCATCGCCATGAAACTGAACGGAGCAAATCCGCAACCTTACCGAGACGCCATCACCCGTTTGGGCGGTCTTGCTCAAACGGCGAAGTCCGCGATCGAAGCGAATGATCCGCAACAATTGGGGCAATTGATGAACCAAGCCCATGAGGTGTTGTCTTTTCTGGAAGTATCCAGTCCTGATCTGGACAGACTCGTATCAGCCGCCCTTTCGGCAGGAGCACTGGGCGCCAAACTGACAGGCGGCGGACGCGGCGGTTGCATGATCGCATTGGCGAGTACCCGCTCCGAAGCGGAAAAAGTGGAAGAAGCTATACGCCAAGCCGGGGCAATCCGGACTTGGATCTATCAAATGGGAGGAAATGAAGATGCCTAA
- the mvaD gene encoding diphosphomevalonate decarboxylase: MPKKAYVRAHTNIALIKYWGKRDETDFLPMNSSLSLTLDKLYTDTMVVFDEALPKDSFYLNGEKQGEKETQKISNFLDLFREEKNTAMRARVESINHVPTAAGLASSASAFAALAGAANLALGLDLDPQRLSTFARRGSGSATRSIYGGFVEWDMGTCSDDSFAVPVDDAGWDIGMVIVAVNQKAKEVSSRIGMKRTVETSPFYPAWVESAKRDILDIKAAIAAKDFIRLGEITEANGMKMHGTMLGAEPPFSYWEPDSIVAIKTAQALRKQGIACYVTMDAGPNVKVLCRLSQAETIKEALLEHFTEDKLIITKPGKGIRELTAAERAVYNWND; encoded by the coding sequence ATGCCTAAGAAAGCTTATGTCCGAGCGCATACCAACATCGCGCTGATCAAATATTGGGGGAAGCGGGATGAAACCGACTTTCTTCCTATGAACAGCAGCCTTTCCCTGACCTTGGACAAACTCTACACGGATACGATGGTCGTCTTCGATGAAGCCCTCCCGAAGGATTCCTTCTATCTGAACGGCGAGAAGCAAGGCGAAAAAGAGACGCAAAAAATATCCAACTTCCTTGATCTGTTCCGTGAAGAAAAAAACACAGCCATGCGTGCACGCGTTGAAAGCATCAACCATGTCCCTACCGCAGCCGGATTGGCATCCTCCGCCTCCGCCTTCGCTGCTTTGGCAGGAGCTGCCAACTTGGCCTTGGGTCTTGATTTGGATCCGCAGCGATTGTCAACCTTCGCAAGACGCGGAAGCGGCAGTGCGACGCGCAGCATCTACGGCGGTTTTGTGGAATGGGATATGGGTACTTGTTCCGATGATTCCTTCGCGGTACCGGTCGACGATGCCGGCTGGGATATCGGCATGGTCATCGTTGCGGTCAACCAGAAAGCGAAGGAAGTCTCCAGCCGCATCGGAATGAAGCGGACTGTCGAGACTTCGCCCTTCTATCCCGCTTGGGTGGAATCGGCGAAAAGAGATATCCTGGACATCAAAGCAGCCATCGCCGCGAAGGATTTCATCCGCTTGGGTGAAATCACCGAAGCGAATGGCATGAAGATGCACGGAACCATGTTGGGTGCGGAACCGCCTTTTTCCTATTGGGAACCGGACAGCATCGTCGCCATCAAGACCGCTCAGGCTTTGCGCAAGCAAGGCATTGCCTGTTATGTCACAATGGATGCCGGTCCGAATGTGAAGGTGCTGTGCCGCCTTTCGCAAGCCGAAACGATAAAAGAAGCGTTGTTGGAGCATTTCACAGAGGATAAATTGATCATCACCAAGCCCGGAAAAGGAATACGGGAATTGACTGCAGCCGAACGCGCTGTCTACAATTGGAACGATTAA
- a CDS encoding phosphomevalonate kinase: MTVTEASAPGKLFIAGEYAVVTPGHPSILVALDQFITVSLEEADTTGTIRSAQYGGLPIPWTREEDQLVIDQRENPFLYITEAVKVTERYIKETGVPLSYFHLSVKSELDNASGKKYGLGSSGAVTVATIKALLKFYAIDPDFELVYKLAALAHLSVKSNGSFGDIAASTYGGWIAYACFDREWVMKQAAELTLTELLESPWPQLMIRPLTPPANLRLVIGWTGSPASTTHLVDRVNDVRGGIDDYYKTFLEASKKCVNAMITAFEKADLQAIQAGIRENRLLLQQLTAHTGVVIETPPLTQLCDLAEKNLGAAKSSGAGGGDCGIVIIDRQSGIIPLISEWEKVGIMNLPLHVFSYVRSAAAIEWKGASE; this comes from the coding sequence ATGACTGTAACAGAAGCAAGTGCTCCGGGTAAATTGTTCATCGCCGGAGAATATGCGGTAGTGACGCCGGGCCATCCGTCGATTTTGGTCGCCTTGGATCAGTTCATTACAGTGTCTTTGGAAGAAGCCGATACGACCGGAACGATCCGGTCGGCGCAGTATGGCGGTTTGCCTATTCCTTGGACCCGCGAAGAAGATCAGTTGGTCATCGACCAGCGCGAAAATCCGTTCCTCTACATCACCGAAGCTGTCAAGGTGACGGAACGCTATATCAAAGAAACCGGGGTACCGTTATCCTATTTCCATCTTTCCGTGAAGAGCGAGTTGGACAACGCCAGCGGGAAAAAATACGGGCTGGGATCGAGCGGTGCGGTGACGGTCGCGACGATCAAAGCGTTGCTGAAATTTTATGCGATCGATCCGGATTTTGAGTTGGTCTACAAATTGGCTGCTTTGGCGCATCTATCCGTCAAAAGCAACGGCTCTTTCGGTGATATTGCCGCAAGCACCTACGGCGGCTGGATCGCTTATGCCTGCTTCGACAGGGAATGGGTAATGAAACAAGCAGCCGAGTTGACGCTCACCGAGTTGTTGGAATCACCCTGGCCGCAATTGATGATCCGGCCCTTGACACCACCAGCCAATCTGCGGTTGGTGATCGGCTGGACCGGCTCGCCGGCTTCGACCACCCATCTTGTCGACCGCGTCAACGATGTCCGTGGAGGCATCGACGATTATTACAAAACTTTCCTGGAGGCCAGCAAAAAGTGCGTTAATGCCATGATCACCGCTTTCGAAAAAGCCGATCTGCAGGCGATTCAGGCAGGCATCCGCGAGAACCGTTTGTTGTTGCAGCAATTGACTGCGCATACCGGCGTCGTCATCGAGACACCCCCATTGACGCAGTTATGCGACTTGGCCGAAAAGAATCTGGGTGCGGCAAAATCATCCGGTGCTGGCGGTGGAGACTGCGGCATCGTCATCATCGATAGGCAATCGGGCATCATCCCCTTGATTTCCGAATGGGAAAAAGTCGGGATCATGAACTTGCCGCTGCATGTCTTCAGCTACGTTAGAAGTGCAGCAGCCATCGAATGGAAAGGAGCTTCCGAATGA
- the fni gene encoding type 2 isopentenyl-diphosphate Delta-isomerase: protein MTLDSNRKDQHVDLAEKQYQPADLSDFGKMRFVHHSLPNLKVADISLHTEFAGMSLAAPFYINGMTGGSERTKQINADLATVAKMTGLAMASGSVSAALKDPSVSDSFAIIRKVNPNGQVFANIGAHHSLENAKRAVDILEADALQIHINAPQEMIMPEGDRDFTMWLRQIEEITAHVGVPVIVKEVGFGMSRETIAQLIAVGVRTIDVSGKGGTNFAAIENARRTALAYDELENWGQSTLISLLEADAHRGKAEFLASGGIKTPLDIVKALSLGAKAVGLSGQFLHMVLSNGPEKTAETVEAWKEQITTVMAMLGKTSVANLARTDLIFQRDIIDWCEMRGIDYRQYANRSVKS from the coding sequence ATGACGCTTGATTCAAACAGAAAAGACCAGCATGTCGATCTGGCCGAAAAACAGTATCAGCCAGCCGACCTTTCCGATTTCGGGAAGATGCGCTTTGTTCATCACTCTTTGCCCAATTTGAAAGTGGCGGACATTTCCTTGCATACGGAGTTTGCCGGGATGAGCTTGGCTGCGCCTTTCTACATCAACGGCATGACCGGCGGCAGCGAACGGACCAAACAGATCAATGCCGATCTGGCGACTGTCGCGAAAATGACCGGCTTGGCGATGGCTTCCGGCTCCGTCAGTGCGGCGTTGAAGGACCCCAGCGTAAGCGACAGCTTTGCAATCATCCGCAAGGTGAACCCTAATGGTCAGGTGTTCGCGAATATCGGCGCCCACCATTCGCTTGAGAATGCCAAGCGCGCTGTGGATATTCTCGAGGCCGATGCTTTGCAGATTCACATCAATGCACCGCAGGAAATGATCATGCCGGAAGGCGACCGTGATTTCACGATGTGGCTGCGCCAGATCGAGGAGATCACAGCGCATGTCGGCGTCCCCGTCATCGTGAAGGAAGTCGGTTTCGGCATGAGTCGGGAAACAATCGCGCAGCTGATTGCTGTAGGTGTCCGGACGATCGATGTCTCCGGCAAAGGTGGCACGAACTTTGCGGCGATCGAAAACGCAAGGCGGACAGCACTAGCCTATGATGAGTTGGAAAACTGGGGCCAATCGACTTTGATTTCGCTGTTGGAAGCCGATGCTCACCGCGGAAAAGCGGAGTTCCTTGCATCAGGCGGCATCAAAACACCGCTGGACATCGTCAAGGCTTTGAGCTTGGGCGCGAAGGCTGTCGGACTTTCCGGCCAGTTCCTGCATATGGTACTGAGCAATGGACCGGAGAAGACTGCCGAAACGGTCGAAGCTTGGAAGGAACAGATCACGACGGTGATGGCGATGCTTGGCAAAACATCGGTTGCCAATCTGGCTCGGACGGATCTCATCTTCCAAAGGGACATCATCGACTGGTGCGAGATGCGCGGGATCGACTACCGTCAGTACGCCAATCGTTCAGTAAAAAGTTGA
- a CDS encoding ABC transporter substrate-binding protein, protein MMKNGMKNMLRLSSVVAIGLLAACGNTASENDSSAATNESEQEQVYIGILQLTTHPALDQITEGILDELAAAGYVDGENATIDFQNAQGDQANMKSIAESFVSHDADIMIGVATPAAQALKNASDEIPVILGAVQDPVGAGLVESLEIPGSNATGLSNRTPSNEQMALIKQFLPDATTIGVMYTTAEDNAIISGQRAEQAAADLGFDVVTRTITTSNDIAQAAESLAKEVDAIYVPNDNVIASGMATLVDAADAFGIPVFPAADTMVKDGGVATFAPSQYGMGTQIGQIAVDILKGADPATYPVQLVKENSVYINQAKVDELGLTIPEDVKADAVFVELAE, encoded by the coding sequence ATGATGAAAAATGGGATGAAAAATATGTTGCGATTGAGCTCGGTAGTGGCGATCGGGTTGTTGGCTGCTTGCGGAAACACAGCGTCGGAAAATGATTCTTCTGCGGCTACAAATGAAAGCGAACAGGAACAGGTTTATATCGGCATCCTGCAGTTGACGACGCATCCAGCCTTGGATCAGATCACGGAAGGCATCCTGGATGAGTTGGCGGCGGCCGGCTATGTCGACGGCGAGAATGCCACCATCGATTTCCAGAATGCGCAAGGGGACCAGGCGAACATGAAATCGATCGCCGAAAGCTTCGTCAGCCATGACGCAGACATCATGATCGGCGTCGCGACGCCAGCCGCGCAAGCGCTGAAGAATGCCTCAGATGAGATTCCGGTGATCCTTGGCGCGGTCCAGGATCCAGTCGGCGCTGGACTGGTTGAATCCTTGGAAATTCCCGGCAGCAATGCAACGGGGCTGTCGAACCGGACACCTTCGAACGAGCAGATGGCTTTGATCAAGCAATTCCTGCCGGATGCCACAACAATCGGTGTCATGTACACGACTGCCGAAGACAATGCGATCATCTCCGGCCAACGCGCTGAGCAAGCGGCAGCAGATTTAGGCTTCGATGTCGTCACGAGAACGATCACTACTTCGAACGACATCGCCCAAGCGGCGGAAAGTCTGGCTAAAGAAGTGGACGCAATCTACGTACCGAATGACAATGTCATCGCGAGCGGGATGGCAACCTTGGTGGATGCGGCCGATGCGTTCGGCATCCCGGTTTTCCCGGCAGCTGATACGATGGTGAAAGACGGCGGTGTTGCGACTTTCGCGCCAAGCCAATACGGCATGGGCACCCAGATCGGCCAAATCGCGGTCGACATCCTGAAAGGCGCTGACCCGGCGACTTATCCGGTCCAACTGGTCAAAGAGAATTCCGTTTACATCAACCAAGCCAAAGTGGACGAACTGGGCTTGACGATTCCGGAAGACGTCAAAGCCGATGCGGTGTTTGTGGAATTGGCTGAATAA
- a CDS encoding AzlD domain-containing protein, with translation MDDKALWLILGGGLVTFLPRWLPIVALKNARIPIWFQKWMSFLPVSIFSALIASDIFFWEGNVSLNILGNAKLLPSLVTAVVAYYSKNMILSVIVGIVGISLMVWVL, from the coding sequence GTGGATGATAAAGCATTATGGCTCATTTTGGGTGGCGGTTTGGTGACTTTTCTGCCCAGATGGCTCCCGATTGTTGCCTTGAAGAACGCGCGGATTCCAATCTGGTTCCAGAAATGGATGAGCTTCCTGCCGGTTTCCATCTTTTCGGCATTGATCGCTTCGGATATCTTTTTCTGGGAAGGCAATGTTTCCTTGAATATATTGGGAAACGCCAAACTATTGCCGTCGCTTGTGACTGCAGTGGTGGCTTATTATTCGAAAAATATGATTCTCTCCGTCATCGTCGGCATCGTGGGCATCAGTCTGATGGTGTGGGTACTTTGA
- a CDS encoding AzlC family ABC transporter permease: protein MSKKEWLAGMKAIYPVCFGYIPMGLACGVLLQQAGYHWLAVMLMSLIIYGGASQFMIASMTAAGAGLLEMVIMIFFINLRHLLMSSSLAHRIREKSTVFSIFFAQTITDESFAVNTLYFKTEGMWNPTKAIAANLTAYATWILSTGIGAMAGKSIALSPVVMNYILIAMFIFLLISQIENRIVFWTAVFSSIIAVLLMSLLHHNIAIVLTSILASGFGLYLQNKKDEKEGILRG, encoded by the coding sequence AAAAAGAGTGGCTGGCTGGGATGAAAGCCATCTATCCGGTTTGTTTCGGTTACATTCCGATGGGTTTGGCCTGCGGGGTGCTGCTGCAGCAAGCCGGCTATCATTGGTTGGCTGTCATGCTGATGAGCCTGATCATCTACGGGGGCGCTTCGCAGTTCATGATCGCTTCGATGACTGCGGCAGGGGCAGGTCTACTGGAAATGGTGATCATGATCTTTTTCATCAATCTGAGGCATCTCTTGATGAGTTCAAGCCTGGCCCACAGAATCCGCGAGAAGAGCACGGTTTTCAGCATATTCTTTGCGCAGACGATCACCGATGAATCGTTCGCTGTCAACACGCTGTATTTCAAAACCGAAGGCATGTGGAATCCAACGAAAGCAATTGCCGCAAATCTCACGGCCTACGCTACCTGGATTTTGAGCACCGGGATCGGGGCGATGGCCGGTAAGAGCATCGCTTTGTCGCCGGTTGTGATGAATTACATCCTCATTGCGATGTTCATCTTCCTGCTCATTTCCCAGATTGAGAACCGTATCGTGTTCTGGACGGCTGTATTTTCCAGCATCATAGCAGTCCTGTTGATGAGTCTGCTGCACCATAACATCGCCATCGTCCTGACGTCGATTCTGGCCTCCGGATTTGGGCTGTACCTTCAGAATAAGAAAGACGAAAAGGAGGGGATTTTGCGTGGATGA